A single region of the Chryseobacterium sp. 6424 genome encodes:
- a CDS encoding glycosyltransferase: protein MQKILFLTTAHTYQDDRIFFHQAKELAAHGFTVKICSLSSEFQGESDGILIESYDILHQSPHVKKSVFQRICAAFVPDLVIASEPLAVISVAKYCKQHHIKLIYDVTEWYPSKRMLAPYRSFLKVFQFFKFLNIQLYAGFLSSHFIFGEQTKMFPLSSFFFFKSHIILPYYPSQEYVRPAVKELNTNQLKLCYTGVFSKEKGIGNFLKAADCLQKEKPELQLSLLLIGGTRDEKETEYFNQLLTGYQFDHVKIQKPVSFSTFADSYAEADICFDLREKNIENDHCLPIKLFYYAASGKPVIYTNLKAIRQHLDVEQFGYLVPPEDAWLIARKVAAYLDDPALYAEHANNARRLFQEKYNWESISDGFVKFIKNALP from the coding sequence ATGCAGAAAATTCTATTTCTTACCACCGCGCACACTTACCAAGATGACAGGATTTTTTTTCATCAGGCAAAAGAATTGGCTGCCCATGGGTTTACAGTGAAAATATGTAGCCTTTCATCAGAGTTTCAGGGTGAATCGGATGGTATTTTAATCGAGTCTTATGATATTCTGCACCAGTCGCCGCATGTTAAGAAAAGCGTTTTTCAAAGGATCTGTGCGGCTTTCGTACCAGATCTTGTTATCGCTTCCGAACCTTTAGCCGTTATTTCGGTAGCGAAATATTGTAAACAACATCACATCAAGCTGATATATGATGTGACTGAATGGTATCCTTCCAAGCGGATGCTGGCTCCGTACCGGTCTTTTTTAAAGGTTTTTCAATTCTTCAAATTTTTAAATATTCAGCTTTACGCAGGATTCCTGAGCAGCCATTTTATATTTGGTGAGCAGACGAAAATGTTTCCGTTGTCATCATTTTTCTTCTTTAAGTCACATATCATTCTTCCTTACTATCCTTCACAGGAATATGTAAGACCGGCAGTTAAGGAATTGAATACTAATCAGTTAAAGCTTTGTTATACAGGCGTTTTTTCTAAAGAGAAAGGTATTGGTAATTTCCTGAAAGCCGCGGATTGTTTACAGAAGGAGAAACCAGAACTTCAGTTGTCGCTCCTGTTGATTGGTGGTACAAGAGATGAGAAGGAGACAGAATATTTCAATCAACTTCTTACGGGTTATCAGTTTGATCATGTTAAAATTCAAAAACCAGTCTCGTTCTCAACATTTGCCGATTCTTATGCCGAAGCCGATATCTGTTTTGACCTTAGAGAGAAAAATATAGAGAACGACCATTGTCTGCCGATTAAGCTCTTCTATTATGCGGCATCGGGCAAGCCGGTCATTTATACGAATCTTAAAGCCATAAGGCAGCACCTAGATGTGGAGCAGTTCGGTTATTTGGTTCCGCCGGAAGATGCATGGTTGATTGCACGTAAGGTTGCAGCTTATCTTGATGATCCTGCATTGTATGCCGAACATGCGAATAATGCGCGGCGGCTTTTCCAGGAAAAGTATAATTGGGAATCAATCAGTGATGGATTTGTAAAATTCATTAAAAACGCATTGCCGTGA
- a CDS encoding (Fe-S)-binding protein: protein MDFTIKTMAEYAAEGKSPEVLFWVGCAGSFDDRAKKITRAFCKILSKINVEFAVLGPEESCTGDPAKRAGNEFVFQMMALTNIEILNAYEVKKIVTACPHCFNTIKNEYPNLGGHYEVIHHTQFLKQLMEEGRLKVEGGSFKGKKITFHDPCYLGRGNGEYEAPRMLLEKLDAELVEMKRCKTNGLCCGAGGAQMFKEPEKGHKDINVERTEEALTENPNVIATGCPFCMTMMTDGVKHFNKNTEVAVKDIAELLAEAEDL, encoded by the coding sequence ATGGATTTCACGATAAAAACAATGGCAGAGTATGCTGCCGAAGGTAAATCTCCGGAAGTACTGTTCTGGGTAGGCTGCGCTGGTAGCTTTGATGACCGTGCCAAAAAGATTACACGCGCTTTTTGCAAAATTCTTAGTAAGATCAATGTGGAATTCGCTGTTTTAGGTCCAGAAGAATCCTGCACCGGTGATCCTGCAAAACGCGCCGGGAACGAGTTCGTGTTCCAGATGATGGCGTTAACCAACATCGAAATCCTCAACGCTTACGAAGTGAAAAAAATAGTGACGGCCTGCCCGCACTGTTTTAATACCATCAAGAATGAATATCCCAATCTGGGCGGACATTATGAAGTGATTCATCACACACAGTTCCTGAAGCAATTGATGGAAGAAGGTCGCCTGAAGGTAGAAGGCGGTAGCTTCAAAGGGAAAAAAATTACCTTCCACGACCCTTGTTATCTTGGTCGCGGTAACGGCGAATATGAAGCCCCAAGAATGCTTCTCGAAAAACTGGATGCCGAACTTGTCGAGATGAAACGCTGTAAGACCAACGGACTGTGCTGTGGTGCTGGCGGCGCGCAAATGTTTAAAGAACCGGAAAAAGGGCATAAAGACATCAATGTGGAACGTACCGAAGAAGCCCTGACGGAAAATCCGAACGTTATTGCGACCGGTTGCCCATTCTGTATGACCATGATGACCGACGGTGTAAAACATTTCAATAAAAATACAGAAGTTGCCGTTAAAGATATAGCGGAACTATTAGCAGAAGCCGAAGATTTGTAA
- a CDS encoding 4Fe-4S dicluster domain-containing protein — protein MQYIDNIVFFIALIAGFGLFFKSLKEIYRNIQLGRKIDRNDNPSERWATMAKVALGQSKMTKRPIAGILHIIVYVGFIIINLELIEIIVDGVFGTHRFLTGIFGDSFYAAFTATLEVLALLVLVSVIIFFIRRNFFGVKRLTMKELFGWPKQDANWILIIEFALMMAFFTMNAADWALQQTGHLGAHGNFPVSSVVLGPIFQGFGETTLVLLERGAWWFHFLGILFFMNYLYYSKHLHIIFAFPNTWFANLEKKGKFNNLASVTNEIKLMMDPNADPYAAQPEADPNATPEKFGADDIFDLNQVQLLNAYSCTECGRCTAVCPANITGKKLSPRKIMMDTRDRIEEVGKNINKNGKFVDDGKKLIDDHIQREEIWACTTCNACVEACPVLIDPLSIIMEVRRYLVMEQSAAPQELNAMMANVENNAAPWQYNQADRMNWVHEN, from the coding sequence ATGCAATATATTGACAATATTGTTTTCTTTATCGCCCTAATCGCAGGCTTCGGATTATTTTTTAAAAGTCTGAAAGAGATTTACCGAAATATACAACTGGGCCGCAAAATCGATCGCAACGACAATCCATCCGAAAGATGGGCTACCATGGCAAAAGTGGCGCTGGGCCAAAGTAAAATGACGAAACGCCCCATAGCGGGTATTTTACATATCATTGTATATGTGGGGTTTATTATCATCAATCTTGAACTTATTGAGATTATTGTAGATGGTGTTTTCGGTACACACCGTTTTCTCACTGGCATATTTGGGGACTCCTTTTACGCGGCATTTACAGCTACGTTAGAGGTGTTGGCGCTGCTGGTATTGGTTTCCGTGATTATCTTCTTTATCCGCCGGAATTTCTTTGGCGTGAAGAGACTTACGATGAAAGAACTTTTCGGTTGGCCAAAACAAGATGCCAATTGGATTCTTATCATTGAATTTGCCTTGATGATGGCTTTCTTCACCATGAATGCAGCAGATTGGGCTTTGCAGCAAACCGGTCACTTGGGCGCGCATGGTAACTTCCCCGTTTCATCCGTTGTGCTGGGACCAATCTTTCAAGGATTCGGTGAGACAACTTTAGTCTTGCTGGAGCGTGGGGCATGGTGGTTTCACTTCCTCGGCATTCTGTTCTTCATGAATTATCTGTATTATTCAAAACATCTTCATATCATTTTTGCGTTCCCTAATACTTGGTTTGCCAATTTAGAGAAAAAAGGTAAGTTTAATAATTTGGCCTCCGTCACCAATGAAATCAAATTGATGATGGATCCCAACGCTGATCCTTATGCCGCGCAACCCGAAGCCGATCCGAACGCTACACCCGAAAAATTTGGTGCAGATGATATATTTGATTTAAACCAGGTGCAGTTGCTTAACGCTTATTCCTGCACCGAATGTGGACGTTGTACAGCGGTTTGCCCAGCTAATATCACCGGAAAGAAACTTTCGCCACGTAAAATTATGATGGATACCCGTGACCGTATTGAAGAGGTAGGGAAAAACATCAACAAGAACGGGAAATTTGTTGATGACGGAAAGAAACTCATCGACGATCATATACAGAGAGAAGAAATTTGGGCTTGTACTACTTGTAATGCCTGTGTAGAAGCCTGCCCGGTACTTATTGATCCTTTATCCATCATAATGGAGGTTCGCCGGTATCTGGTGATGGAACAATCTGCCGCACCACAGGAACTGAACGCGATGATGGCAAATGTTGAAAACAACGCTGCGCCTTGGCAGTATAACCAGGCTGATAGAATGAATTGGGTCCATGAAAACTAA
- a CDS encoding lipopolysaccharide biosynthesis protein, with the protein MKVILQTFLTRFLILGLNFGLLILTTNLWGMEGKGMISLLIADLAIVTFLNNILSGSSVSYYASKFDEIQIVSAAYLWSLVIGFVAPLLISLAHPVEYLGYLVALSVMFSLLSANINLFVGRNDIKNYNIYLSGQQAVHIILILFVVYGLRMKSVDVYFMTLFLCYAVLFILSFLRLIKTFGDRSALFSWRLFQKMFNYGWKIQISAFLQFLNNRLSFYFLEFFRGIASVGIFAVGVAVSEAVLAISRSLSVILYSDLVSSTAHDHAIEKTKISLKISFLISSVFLLFLVAVPGFVYEFIFGKDFSQTRIIVLLLSPGILAMAVSNIIGHYFAGINKLGILNMKSVVGFVCTVALSLYAVPKWGIYGACTVTSLSYLFSSGLLFYYFYQRTPFSVRDFLLTKTEVRKLYSKLRQAK; encoded by the coding sequence ATGAAGGTGATTTTACAGACTTTTCTCACACGTTTTTTAATCTTAGGCCTTAATTTCGGGTTGCTAATTCTTACAACAAATCTTTGGGGCATGGAAGGTAAAGGCATGATTTCGCTACTGATTGCGGACCTGGCGATCGTCACATTTCTGAATAATATACTTTCCGGCAGCAGCGTATCTTATTACGCCTCGAAGTTTGATGAGATACAAATAGTTTCCGCAGCTTATCTTTGGTCTTTGGTTATTGGTTTTGTAGCCCCTTTGTTGATCAGTCTCGCCCATCCGGTGGAGTATCTGGGATATTTGGTCGCGCTTTCGGTTATGTTTTCTCTGCTTTCTGCGAATATTAATCTGTTCGTTGGTAGAAATGATATCAAGAACTATAATATCTACCTGAGTGGCCAGCAGGCTGTACACATCATCTTAATCCTATTTGTGGTGTACGGACTGCGCATGAAGTCAGTAGATGTATATTTCATGACGCTCTTCTTATGTTATGCCGTTCTTTTTATCCTGAGTTTCCTGAGGCTTATTAAAACATTCGGGGACAGAAGTGCCTTATTTAGCTGGCGTTTGTTTCAAAAGATGTTTAATTACGGATGGAAAATACAGATCAGTGCGTTTCTACAATTCCTGAATAACCGTTTGTCTTTTTATTTTTTAGAGTTTTTCCGTGGTATTGCCAGTGTGGGCATCTTTGCGGTGGGTGTCGCGGTTTCGGAGGCGGTCTTGGCCATCAGCAGAAGTTTATCTGTGATTTTATATTCCGATTTGGTAAGCAGTACCGCCCATGACCACGCCATTGAAAAAACCAAGATTTCACTCAAGATCAGTTTCTTGATTAGCTCCGTTTTCTTACTGTTTTTAGTAGCAGTGCCGGGATTCGTCTATGAGTTCATTTTTGGTAAAGATTTCTCGCAGACGCGGATCATCGTTTTATTATTATCTCCGGGGATTTTGGCCATGGCTGTAAGTAACATCATAGGGCACTATTTTGCGGGTATCAATAAACTTGGGATTTTGAATATGAAGTCGGTTGTAGGCTTTGTTTGTACCGTCGCGCTATCATTATATGCGGTACCGAAATGGGGCATCTATGGTGCCTGCACTGTCACTTCGCTTTCTTATTTATTTTCTTCAGGCTTGCTTTTTTATTATTTTTATCAGCGTACACCGTTTTCAGTTAGGGATTTTTTGCTTACAAAAACCGAAGTACGAAAATTGTACAGCAAATTAAGGCAAGCTAAATAA